From the genome of Athalia rosae chromosome 3, iyAthRosa1.1, whole genome shotgun sequence:
CGATCCCGACATTTTGTCATGTAGACAGATGCGGTACTCCGAAAATGAATTCGATATTCCTAAACTCACCACCACCTCGAGCGAGGTAAAACCACACTCACAATTAATACACTAACTTGATATACACGTTTGGTAAATAATATAACTTATATCTCTTTTAATAGTAAGTCTTTTAACACAACGTATTTAGGTACGGCACGATTACACTCACTCTACGCTACGCGTCTTGTCATTTCCAAGCAAtgttctgctgctgctgctgcctcaACTCAACACGCGCATCACGTGATCCCCTATCCTGCTCGGTCATTGGCGATCCCGGCGCCCGACCAGCGTCGTACTACGCTGGGACGCGTTCCATTCACTAGCGTTCCGTCCTTCTCCCTCTAGCCATCCGCTGGCTAAGGATACACCATCATTTGTACGTCGATCTAAGGAGGACGCAAACAAGTTAGAAAATGTTTGAGCGACAGCCGCGTACCCAGGCCATCGCTTTCGGCTCTCAGAAAACGAAGATGGGACGAACTTACATCCCCGTGCGCAGGAGCAAGATAAATAATACATGCTTAGATACATACGCACCTTATATACTccgtaaatacatatacacgtacccATACATGAATGCACACTACGTAAGAAGGCTTTTTCGTTAGATCCAGAGTTGTTGCAGCTCTCTGCTTATGGGAGTTTCTTGCCTCTAACGAAACCTGCCCGAAGATACTTCACTTACTACGCCGCTTCCTACATACACAAGTCGAATAGGAATTTcgaacattcttttttttctcctcgtcttTTCAATGCCAGCTCTTTCCTATCTATGGCCAGGCTCTTACTTGTGAAATTATGATCTTCACCATAAACAATGATCCACGGTGTTAGCTTTGGAAAAACTTCttcgattattgttattctccgttagattttttactttcttcagGCTCCAGATGTcagattaaaagaaaatattatacgaattATATCCAAATTAGACTTACAAACTAGACCACAGGATAGTTATCCATGGAGTTGTTTGACCTTTCGAATTTTATCAATTCCAGTTGTTGAATAATCAAGATTGCCAGACAATTGCATAATTATGGGGAAGCATAGAATATTCATAGAGAGAAATGTGTAATCGTGAAATGaagcgttattttatttacaaagaAGCTTTGTACAGCACATAATTTGTGGTGGTAGGTAGTAGTAGTAACATTGGTTTACATTGAATTGCATAACTTCAATAAAATATGACTAGATCAAAGAATATCAATGATGAATATAGTCGGGCATGTGTAACGCTGcggcaaaaattattcgagtaGTTACTTAACAATGCTTGATAATAACATTATTTGAAACAAACGGATGTATGTAGCAAATCAAAATTACCTATTTTACAGTAGTGAATGGCTTTCAGCACAACCTACAGAGCGGGAACTTCATGCACTCTCACACCATCGTTTACTCACACCCCTCACGATTATAATTCAAACAAATtcttaaaattaatttcgtaataataaatttccgTACTATCTTTAATTATGGCTAAACAGATTAACACTCTATGGAGGGTTTAATGGCAACAATATTAACGTTGATACCAAATTGAAAACTGATTCAAAATCTGTGTAAATATTTTGTGTataaagaaatacaaaaatttgacaaataaaagttaaaaacaaaatatcgCATGGGCTATAAACTAAGCATTTTTAAGTAATACTCCGCAACGAAGAATGATTCTAGAATAGCAGTCTTTTCAACTCTAGAGTCTCTGCCACTTCTCACAGATATAAGCTTATTTAAATGCCACATCGCTCTGATATTTAAAATGCTTAAGTCTTGCATGTTTTTTTGCAAAGATTATGTTATCTTACAGTGTTGATTACTGAATAAAAGGAGTGATCTCCGTGCGCGATGAAACACGGATGCAGATACGGAATTAATATCGATTGAATCgccgaattcaaaaaatatttattcaaatgcaACTTTTTGTACTTTAGAATATGAGAACGTAATTAAATCGGGTGTTATTGTTCTCGTTGGTTTGTCAAATAGTCTCATAATACCAGTTAACATAAATTTACATTATGATCAATCATTCACGAATCGAATGGACCGTATTGTCTTTGCAAtcaagtttcaagttttatcGAATATATTCCTTTACAATGAACAGCCATCTTCTCTAATTAATCTTAAtactgaaaaaatatatgtacatttccTATATCTCATacaaatgataatattttcatttcgaaacaATGCTGTCTTATAAAATGTTGAAGAACAGGACACAATTTGTTTTCCTGTTCAGCATTTCGTAGAGCTTTCTATATCCTTTCACGGAGCACTCAGAACACCGCGATTTATGGAGGCAATGAGTTTACTTTACCCttgatatcaatttttctctcactacTCAGTTTTTTTCATAGTTACAATTGCCATCTGACGAAACCTCATCTATTATAGTGTTCTTGGTATTCTGTTGAGCTGAAGTTAGCAGATCTAAATAGATCAGTTCTTTATTCGTATTTGAGGTTTATATGAAATGAGTTACTGTGACAGGGTCTCTGTTAGTTATTGATACCGGAATTATGAACGAAATGGTTGGCAATATTGTTCAGATAATAGGAACTGCCTTTAACAATGAATAATAGTATACGCAAGGCAGTGTACCACCTTAATTGGGTCATGGACACGTTTGTTTCTTTGATCAGCGGATAAGTCAATATTTGAACACAAAAATAACATAGAACAGCGACTGTATTTGTtaaaatatagatataggGGCCTTAAGGTTACTTAATATTTGTAAGGCACTAATATCAGATAACTGAATGAATTCTTGTGCTTATACCCCTTTAAAAGTTCTGTTGATAATTGAACGCACTGCATTATGACTAAAGGTATACTATTTCCGAGTAGAGAGCTAATCACTAGTAAGCAATATTTTCAGCGAACAGTTACAGTTATAGTATTTAGATAATAGACGTTGATGAGAAAGTATAcattaacagaaaaaaaacggaggaaaaagTATTGCACGTTGTGTGACGTGCCGGTATAGTTTGGTGACGATTAAAAATAAGTTGTTGCTCAGTGCAAATTGTGACTGCAGATCAAATATAACTAATTGGGATAATCTAACGATTTTCCAGGcacaaatttcaataaaaaaaccaTATTGACTATTAAATTGTTAATTTCAGTCGCTTATATCAGCAAATTTTTTAAGTATTGTGTGTAGATAGGCACACTTCAACGTTCATTATCGAGATCTCTGAGATTTTGGTACTAGTCTTTCCGATTattaaattttggtaagaTACTTGAATGTTCAACGGTTATTGAAAAGTCGGGTTCTTTGTTTCTAGCATTTGTGCGTAACCTGGCACCTACTGTACagctaatttgaaaaatcgtcacTGGTAATGAAAGATCGTCGTCTGACGTACCTACCAATATCTGTATTTCTTCACACAATCATTGCCAAGATCAACAACCACTAAATGATGATTAGGCAGTACTGCGATGCCTGAGGGACGACGTAGTTTTGAGCTATGAGAATCTATTTCAGTCAGGAGTGTACCTCCTCCCAGTTTCAAGACGTGGATAACACTACGGCCCTTATCGCACCGAGATCCAAGAATCTTACCATCCATGTCTACCGCTATACTCCCATATCTGCCTTTACCTGTGAAGAATTGATTGCCAATTGATTATAGAGGTAAGCCAAAACACCTCCTGCTCTTGAATCGTCTTTCTGTGTATATTGGATTTCTGAGtactatttttcaaaattcgtaaTAATCAACTGGGTTGGACTTACCTTTACCTTCCGCGTATATCTCTTCTGAGAAATCTCCTTTGGCGGAAAACACTTGAATACGTGAATCGGCAACAAGAATTTCACCAGCAGGTCCAACAGTCACTGAACTTATCAACTTGAACATGTTTCGTTTTCCCACCTATAAAGAATTAATCTCTGTCAAATAAAACACGCTAGTAAATTAAAATATGGTCGAAGAAACAGGTACTCACTTGAAATAACATTTTACCATCGCAATCAAATACAAAGACGCAACTCTGCCCATTATCAGCTACCAGTACATGACCGTAACTTCTGTCTACTGCAACGTCTATGGGTTCCTAAGAGCATTCCAACATGTGTGTGTTTAAATATTGACGAATCAGCATTGGCACATACAAAGTGTCTATATGGCTTGTGCTATTAACCTGGAAACCATTGTACGAGAATGATCGTATCGTATCGCCAACAAAACTCATTTCTGTAACTGTACGCGTTCTCCAGTTTATCACTACAAGACCCTGCTCGGAAACCGCGATTCCAGTACAACTACGTCCTTCCAATCCTTCGTTTGTTATATGTCTTTGAAATTCCAGATCAGCACTCAGAACCTGGAGACACAATTATCATGTGAATAAAACTCATCTTAGATTGCTCATTACAATTCAggtttatataatatttttaaagtTCTTCACAGTAAAGAATTTGCATATGGAAAACGTTGCGTACCTTGATACGAGAATTCCCAGTATCTACGACGTATATGGTTCCATCGTCACCAACCGCCACAGCAACAggttgatgaaaatcgtcttTGCCATGACCTCTACCCCCATATATTTTGACAGGTTCATTGTGTTCCGTGACGTCGAAATAGAGGGGATAGTCTTTTATCGGTCGTTCAAATACTGacaattttaaaataaatcgACTGGCAGAGGGTGGTCTGAACAATATTTCATATGTCCCATCCTCCAAGTCTTTTACCTCTGTTTCTATACTAACTACATTTGTAGATTGAAGTGTTTCTGCTAAAGTCAATACTATGCCGATTGGATCACCACCAGCATTTCGGGGATGCCCGTGATAATCAACCGTTTCTAGTATAACTGACGCTTGTAATTTTGCAACTGCGGGTTCTTTTAGCTTCGCTCGGCACAGACCTATGGCAAACAATCACAAAATTATTGATCAACTGTTTCAATTAATATCCACATGATATGTCAAAACCAAAAATACACCTGGCAATGTTGTACTGGAACGTACTCGTCCAAAAGTACTTAGAATAACTTCAATTTCTGCACTGGCATTATTATGCGAAAACTCTGCAGCGATAAATGCATTCTCTCTTGGCTCGCTAAGAGCAACAGCAGCATCTAATTGATCAGACAAGCTTCCGATTCGCTGAGTGATGTTTCTGACTTCGACCTTAAATAAACTAACAGTGTGAACCGATTTCAATAACCTTACAGCTGACGTACTGCACATGCCATTACTGAATCATACCTGGTACTGAAGACCTTCACACTCTTGctcaactttatttttttctgcttcgataAGAGCATGCTGCTCCTCAAGAACGTGTTTTTTGTCTCTGGCTGCTGCAGTAACAGCTGCTTGAAGCTctgcttttcttctttctattcgTGCAATTACTTCAGCAAACTGTGCATCCACTGAGCTCAAGCATCTTTCTGTAGCAGTCTCTAAGCGTCGTAGCTCTGCACTGACTGAATCTTGAGCTTGCGTTAGTTTGGATATACACTCATTGGCTTTGTAGAGTAGTATTTCCGACATACGTTTAATGGCAATACTAAAAGGAATAATAGTGTGTTCTGTACATCCTGGTGAAGTACCAGCATGGCTCCCACCAGTACATACTGTGCAAAATACAGTATCACATGTTTCGCAGAATAGGAGCTCTTGGTTTATGTGAACGGAACATTTTGGAATTACCTATAAAGTTGTTCATAAATCATATTCAGAATTCATTACATCAATTTTATCCTATTAGGAAAGACCACACATGgcttaaaaaattctccaaatgcAAAGATATTTAAAATATACCTCACGCCGTTGTCTGGACATGAGATCGAGTAGCTGATTGACCAGAAAACTTGGAGGCAATGCAGGCACACCGCCACGAGGAATGGTAATCAATTCTCGACAAATAGGACAACGGAATGCTCCAGCTTCGCGAGTTTGCGAAGCTGCAATTCTTGTCAGACAATGAAGACAGACCTGTGGAagagaatttgaatatttgaaaactgtTCAATGAATCTTTGGATGATTGTACCATGCATGAAAATATAGATTTCTAAAATCATGTTCTGAAGTACCAACCGTGTGAGAGCATGGTAGCAATTTTGGTGTGTGTTCGCTGCCATCGTAGACACAAAGGCATGTACCACAAGTCAAAAAACTTTCGTTAAAATCCTCATAATTTATGCTGACAGTTTCTACGAGCATAGAGCTCATGCTGACCATTCGCTCCCCTAGCCTCGTTCTGGAATACCAAAtcaagttttaaaaaattatcaagtcTACCGCTGAATTCAGTGGCGACCGTATAACTGTAGTCTGCAATAATGTTGTATGGTGATCACCATAATTTCAAATAGATTATTATCATTGGTAATACATGGTCCATCGGTGGCTTTAGAAAACCGTGATGTAGATAATAGAAATTGAACATAGGTCCtgatctttcttttcattaacAAAActgaaggaataaaaaaccgGAAATTGAGTTTCGTAGCTCAGGTTGTTAGGagcgaatagaagaaaaataattagaataaaataaaataaaataagactTACTGGATAGCAAGCCGCAAAGCTTCCATATCTCGGCTAGCCTCCTTACCACTTTAAGAGCAAACACGCCGTATgcggttttattattataatatgattCTGAAGTCGGTAGACTACATCGAATATCAAACATACACAAAGTCACGTGTATTATTTagaattctttctctttttatagcAGTAGCATGGCAGCAGCACTACGATACCTTATCTGTGTACTATAAAATATCGGCAAACCGTGCAGTGCACTTCAATATCGTTATCTTATACGTATTTAGAGTTCTCGTacaaaggaaagaaaaaaatgcaccCACGAATGAACACTATTTATAATAAGTGaggaatttgtttttcaattatcagGTCGAAGACCGCGTTCGTTGTGTTATCAAGctaaaatgatttttatacaaaaacAGAACAGAACACTTGAGCTTCTACTTGAGTGACAGACGTAACTTGAGAATATAGGTAACTGAACACAcaaataataaacaataaaagtAATCAATTATACAAAGTTATAAGTCAAATACCCCCCGAGGGCCAATGtctactttcaatttttctaaacaAAACACAATTCTCAGTTGCATCGCGGCGGCACTCAGCGGCACTGCAGCTCCGCCGACGTACCGATGTACCGACATGGACACGGAGCCAATCTCGCATTTCACAGCTGTGCTACCTCTGTGTAAAATGCGTGTGAATTTGTATGCGTGCTAAGCATAGATATAGTTATGTCGGCTGTTGCAATGCCGCGCGTCCCCCGTATAAGCCAGATATAAAGTGAGTGTGCACCAGCATAAGCCAGTGTGCAGGTTGCCTGCCAGTTGCCAGTGCCGTATGCGCTGTGCGATGGTAGACGGTGCGCACAACACAACGCGACAAGGAAAAGGAGGCACAAGTGTGGTACAAGACAGTGCTTGGCTGTTGGCGAGTCGAATCACCGATGCTATGCGATTATTCTCTAGGCATGTGCCGGACTCTGACTTTACGGGGACCGGGGCGAAGCAGACTTGAGCACTAGAGTTCAGAGGCATCAacagaaggagagagagaattttGCCTTGGTGTTGGTTTCAGATGCGTCTGTGATGATAATGCCGAGTGCCAGGCCATCCAAAAGTGTATGTAGGGCATTTCGTGTCAACTCGACCAGGTTTCAACCCTCAcattttccttccttcttatTTTACCAGGTCATATCAACACCGcagaaataatcaaatgaataatcgtatcgaattccgaattttcagattttttgaaGCATGTAACTGCTTTTGAGATAGTCTTAcgcatttcaaaaaaatatagatcACCAACTATTgttcggtatatgtatacgttaagGTGCTACTATCACgggtaaaagttgaaaaatgagaattaaaCAACAGAAATAATAGCGAGGGTCAAAATCTGGTCGAGATGGTATGGATATCCCGTGTATAGTATGCCTAGGTATGGTATAGATTTAACTCTGCTTATGTTAGTCTCGTGTAGCGCAACCGCGGGAAGTCTTAAGAATTTATACTCCAGACTCTGAGGAATTCAAACAATGGATTTGAATTTATTGCATTATCGTAAACCAGGTATACGCATATACCTTATAATATCGTACCACCTCATTTCACATTATGGACTTGCCAGAGGGATtccgttgtaaattttttaaatacagTTAGGAAACCTTTGTTCATAAAGCCTGCTATAATCCATttgaaaatgttattttttttccagctggTATGAGAGCAATGCACCACGCGGTGCATGCAGGTCCTGGCGGCGAGTGAAGCCATAATAAAGTAAAAAGGTCTATGCCCTACACGGATCGAGAATACGCGATTGCACCGATCGGTATGGTATATAACTTGCAATATGAATCATCGTATATTACAGATGATAATTGCACGAATGTTCTGGTCAGGCTCTTGAGCCTGAAATTGCACAAACGTGACCTTATAACACAGTTGATTTCAATCATTCATGCATAATTATTTTCCTGGTCGAATAGTTACCAAATTTTATTGATAACACGACAAAGACTTCCGCAATTGTAATCGTATACATGTAAAATGTATACTCACATGAAGGGGCAGCAATTCATGAAGGTTTCGTCCATCAGACGAGAATATCACCACActgtaatgtacgtacatatttaaaaTCTTAATCGATCGTTTTTTCTATAACTAAATGTAAAGTTTCGTCCCTCTTTCATAAAACGTATTTCAGATGTGATTGCGAAGAATGAGACGTCCATTCTAGATTTTGATTCTATAAAAGACAACGTACCGTTGATTTTCGTTGTCTAGAGAGAAGTCAACTTTGATCTAACTGAACTGCTTATTCCTATGGGAAAACTATTCGCAATCGTGaccgataattttattatattaaattaCCATATCAGTTACGGTATATTCTGAATGTCTTTCTGGGCGCATGTAGTTATACAAGGGCGAAGTACCATCAAAATAGTCATGCGCGACCGTGTAATGTAACATACGGAAATAATGTATTAAATGTACAATACTCGGTATAATAATCTGTAATACTATACTCGTTGACTTTCAAGATAATCACGTTTCCTCCTAGATAAAATCTTGTAGAAAAATAGGAGAAGTAGTATTTGAATGAGTTCACGACATTACGGCACTTTACAGATGATGACGCTGATGCAGTGCAATGATTTTCAAGGGGGACCTCCTCTACATCGCTGTCTGGTACAAccatacacatgtatgtacggaCTATATGGATGTAGCTATTTTATCCTACGACAAAGCCCAGCTGGATCGGTTTCTTGTATCAAGTTACAATTGCAACACGATAGACCTTGCTACAATATCGCGGGCCTTctgtagcagcagcagcaactctttgaatatacatatataggtatacaacgtTATATCGTGTGTCGTTTGAAACGTACCATTCCAGctgttaattttgttttttttttttcaaaattttaatcaattgGGAACAACTTTCCTAATACAGTAACtcgtaaaaattgatcttCATTTATATCATTTCAGCCGTATAGGTGAAAGCGCAACTTAAATACCTACGCGGGACAATGCTCAGTATCCGATCTTAGATCTGTCCCGTGTCACACGGAAGCCGGATTTAACATTAGAAAGCTCCGATGCGAGAATATTTATGCATAAGTATATACCACTACCATGgatatgttcaatatatctatgctactGCAGATGTTACTAGAATTAGAATAGCGCAGAGACTCGTTTCAAAGCG
Proteins encoded in this window:
- the LOC105691712 gene encoding tripartite motif-containing protein 2-like isoform X1; translation: MDETFMNCCPFITRLGERMVSMSSMLVETVSINYEDFNESFLTCGTCLCVYDGSEHTPKLLPCSHTVCLHCLTRIAASQTREAGAFRCPICRELITIPRGGVPALPPSFLVNQLLDLMSRQRREVIPKCSVHINQELLFCETCDTVFCTVCTGGSHAGTSPGCTEHTIIPFSIAIKRMSEILLYKANECISKLTQAQDSVSAELRRLETATERCLSSVDAQFAEVIARIERRKAELQAAVTAAARDKKHVLEEQHALIEAEKNKVEQECEGLQYQVEVRNITQRIGSLSDQLDAAVALSEPRENAFIAAEFSHNNASAEIEVILSTFGRVRSSTTLPGLCRAKLKEPAVAKLQASVILETVDYHGHPRNAGGDPIGIVLTLAETLQSTNVVSIETEVKDLEDGTYEILFRPPSASRFILKLSVFERPIKDYPLYFDVTEHNEPVKIYGGRGHGKDDFHQPVAVAVGDDGTIYVVDTGNSRIKVLSADLEFQRHITNEGLEGRSCTGIAVSEQGLVVINWRTRTVTEMSFVGDTIRSFSYNGFQEPIDVAVDRSYGHVLVADNGQSCVFVFDCDGKMLFQVGKRNMFKLISSVTVGPAGEILVADSRIQVFSAKGDFSEEIYAEGKGKGRYGSIAVDMDGKILGSRCDKGRSVIHVLKLGGGTLLTEIDSHSSKLRRPSGIAVLPNHHLVVVDLGNDCVKKYRYW
- the LOC105691712 gene encoding tripartite motif-containing protein 2-like isoform X3, with translation MVSMSSMLVETVSINYEDFNESFLTCGTCLCVYDGSEHTPKLLPCSHTVCLHCLTRIAASQTREAGAFRCPICRELITIPRGGVPALPPSFLVNQLLDLMSRQRREVIPKCSVHINQELLFCETCDTVFCTVCTGGSHAGTSPGCTEHTIIPFSIAIKRMSEILLYKANECISKLTQAQDSVSAELRRLETATERCLSSVDAQFAEVIARIERRKAELQAAVTAAARDKKHVLEEQHALIEAEKNKVEQECEGLQYQVEVRNITQRIGSLSDQLDAAVALSEPRENAFIAAEFSHNNASAEIEVILSTFGRVRSSTTLPGLCRAKLKEPAVAKLQASVILETVDYHGHPRNAGGDPIGIVLTLAETLQSTNVVSIETEVKDLEDGTYEILFRPPSASRFILKLSVFERPIKDYPLYFDVTEHNEPVKIYGGRGHGKDDFHQPVAVAVGDDGTIYVVDTGNSRIKVLSADLEFQRHITNEGLEGRSCTGIAVSEQGLVVINWRTRTVTEMSFVGDTIRSFSYNGFQEPIDVAVDRSYGHVLVADNGQSCVFVFDCDGKMLFQVGKRNMFKLISSVTVGPAGEILVADSRIQVFSAKGDFSEEIYAEGKGKGRYGSIAVDMDGKILGSRCDKGRSVIHVLKLGGGTLLTEIDSHSSKLRRPSGIAVLPNHHLVVVDLGNDCVKKYRYW
- the LOC105691712 gene encoding tripartite motif-containing protein 2-like isoform X2 codes for the protein MEALRLAIQTRLGERMVSMSSMLVETVSINYEDFNESFLTCGTCLCVYDGSEHTPKLLPCSHTVCLHCLTRIAASQTREAGAFRCPICRELITIPRGGVPALPPSFLVNQLLDLMSRQRREVIPKCSVHINQELLFCETCDTVFCTVCTGGSHAGTSPGCTEHTIIPFSIAIKRMSEILLYKANECISKLTQAQDSVSAELRRLETATERCLSSVDAQFAEVIARIERRKAELQAAVTAAARDKKHVLEEQHALIEAEKNKVEQECEGLQYQVEVRNITQRIGSLSDQLDAAVALSEPRENAFIAAEFSHNNASAEIEVILSTFGRVRSSTTLPGLCRAKLKEPAVAKLQASVILETVDYHGHPRNAGGDPIGIVLTLAETLQSTNVVSIETEVKDLEDGTYEILFRPPSASRFILKLSVFERPIKDYPLYFDVTEHNEPVKIYGGRGHGKDDFHQPVAVAVGDDGTIYVVDTGNSRIKVLSADLEFQRHITNEGLEGRSCTGIAVSEQGLVVINWRTRTVTEMSFVGDTIRSFSYNGFQEPIDVAVDRSYGHVLVADNGQSCVFVFDCDGKMLFQVGKRNMFKLISSVTVGPAGEILVADSRIQVFSAKGDFSEEIYAEGKGKGRYGSIAVDMDGKILGSRCDKGRSVIHVLKLGGGTLLTEIDSHSSKLRRPSGIAVLPNHHLVVVDLGNDCVKKYRYW